Proteins found in one Pseudomonas mosselii genomic segment:
- a CDS encoding RNA polymerase sigma factor: MSQSRFNSVFLSQRLSLLRTLQRMVGNPSTAEDLLQETYLRVTRALGERPIEHLEPFVFQTARNLALDHLRARRVQARTLVDDVPEQVLHNVAAPSTSSEDAAHAEQLLKHLSVSLGQLSERQQRIFILSRLHGASYLEIADQLKVSASTVQKELKLIMAICMGVADRHQ, from the coding sequence GTGAGTCAGTCCCGGTTCAACTCCGTGTTCCTCAGCCAGCGCCTCTCCCTGCTGCGCACCTTGCAACGCATGGTGGGCAACCCCAGCACCGCCGAGGACCTGCTGCAGGAAACCTACCTGCGAGTCACCCGCGCCCTGGGCGAGCGGCCGATCGAGCACCTCGAACCCTTCGTTTTCCAGACCGCCCGCAACCTGGCCCTGGACCACCTGCGCGCACGTCGGGTGCAGGCGCGCACGCTGGTGGACGATGTGCCCGAGCAGGTCCTGCACAATGTCGCCGCCCCCTCGACCAGCAGCGAGGACGCCGCCCACGCCGAGCAACTGCTCAAGCACCTGAGCGTCAGCCTCGGCCAGCTCAGCGAACGCCAGCAGCGCATCTTCATCCTCAGCCGCCTGCACGGCGCCAGCTACCTGGAAATCGCCGACCAACTGAAGGTCTCGGCCAGTACGGTGCAGAAAGAGCTGAAACTGATCATGGCCATCTGCATGGGCGTGGCCGATCGTCACCAGTGA
- the edd gene encoding phosphogluconate dehydratase yields MHPRILEVTERLIARSRRTRERYLELIRGAASDGPMRASLQCANFAHGVAGCGGEDKQTLRLMNAANVAIVSAYNDMLSAHQPYQHFPEQIKQALREVGSVGQFAGGVPAMCDGVTQGEPGMELAIASREVIAMSTAIALSHNMFDAALMLGICDKIVPGLMMGALRFGHLPTIFVPGGPMVSGISNKEKADVRQRYAEGKATREQLLESEMKSYHGPGTCTFYGTANTNQLVMEVMGLHLPGASFVNPYTPLRDALTAEAARQVTRMTKASGNFMPIGEIVDEKALVNSIVALHATGGSTNHTLHIPAIAQAAGIQLTWQDMADLSEVVPTLSHVYPNGKADINHFQASGGMAFLIRELLDAGLLHEDVNTVAGHGLRRYTQEPFLEDGQLVWREGPKDSLDESILRPVARPFSAEGGLRVMEGNLGRGVMKVSAVAPEHRVVEAPARVFHDQQALADAFKAGELERDFVAVVRFQGPRCNGMPELHKLTPFLGVLQDRGFKVALVTDGRMSGASGKIPAAIHVCPEAFDGGPLARVRDGDIVRVDGAEGTLRIMVSAEELASRELPEPPTGNDLGCGRELFGFMRVAFSSAEQGASAFTSALENLK; encoded by the coding sequence ATGCATCCGCGCATCCTTGAGGTCACCGAACGGCTGATCGCCCGCAGCCGCCGTACCCGTGAACGCTACCTTGAGCTGATCCGTGGGGCGGCCAGTGACGGACCCATGCGCGCCAGCCTGCAGTGCGCCAACTTCGCCCATGGCGTGGCCGGCTGTGGCGGCGAGGACAAGCAGACCCTGCGCCTGATGAACGCCGCCAACGTGGCCATCGTCTCGGCCTACAACGACATGCTCTCGGCGCACCAGCCGTACCAGCACTTCCCCGAACAGATCAAGCAGGCCCTGCGCGAAGTCGGCTCGGTCGGCCAGTTCGCCGGCGGCGTGCCCGCCATGTGCGATGGCGTGACCCAGGGCGAGCCGGGCATGGAGCTGGCCATCGCCAGCCGCGAAGTGATCGCCATGTCCACCGCCATCGCCCTGTCGCACAACATGTTCGACGCCGCCCTGATGCTGGGCATCTGCGACAAGATCGTTCCCGGCCTGATGATGGGCGCGTTGCGCTTCGGTCATCTGCCGACCATCTTCGTGCCGGGTGGGCCGATGGTCTCGGGCATCTCCAACAAGGAAAAGGCCGATGTGCGCCAGCGCTACGCCGAGGGCAAGGCCACCCGCGAGCAATTGCTCGAATCGGAAATGAAGAGTTACCACGGTCCGGGCACCTGCACCTTCTACGGCACCGCCAACACCAACCAGCTGGTGATGGAGGTGATGGGGCTGCACCTGCCGGGCGCCTCGTTCGTCAACCCGTATACGCCGCTGCGCGACGCCCTCACCGCCGAGGCCGCGCGCCAGGTCACGCGCATGACCAAGGCCAGCGGCAATTTCATGCCCATCGGCGAGATCGTCGACGAAAAGGCGCTGGTCAACTCGATCGTTGCCCTGCACGCCACCGGCGGCTCGACCAACCACACCCTGCACATCCCGGCCATCGCCCAGGCCGCCGGCATCCAGCTGACCTGGCAGGACATGGCCGACCTGTCCGAGGTGGTGCCGACGCTGTCCCACGTCTATCCGAACGGCAAGGCCGACATCAACCACTTCCAGGCCTCCGGCGGCATGGCGTTCCTCATTCGCGAACTGCTCGACGCGGGCCTGCTGCACGAGGACGTCAACACCGTGGCCGGGCATGGCCTGCGCCGCTATACCCAAGAGCCGTTCCTCGAAGATGGCCAACTGGTCTGGCGCGAAGGGCCGAAGGACAGCCTCGACGAAAGCATTCTGCGCCCGGTGGCACGACCGTTCTCCGCCGAGGGCGGCCTGCGGGTCATGGAGGGCAACCTGGGGCGCGGCGTGATGAAGGTATCGGCGGTGGCGCCGGAGCATCGCGTGGTCGAGGCGCCCGCCCGGGTGTTCCACGACCAGCAAGCGCTGGCCGATGCGTTCAAGGCCGGAGAGCTGGAGCGCGACTTCGTCGCCGTGGTGCGCTTCCAGGGCCCGCGTTGCAACGGCATGCCTGAGCTGCACAAGCTGACACCCTTCCTCGGTGTGCTGCAGGATCGCGGCTTCAAGGTGGCGCTGGTTACCGACGGGCGCATGTCCGGCGCCTCGGGCAAGATTCCGGCGGCCATTCACGTGTGCCCGGAAGCCTTCGATGGCGGCCCGCTGGCGCGGGTGCGCGATGGTGATATCGTGCGTGTCGATGGTGCCGAAGGCACGCTGCGGATCATGGTCTCGGCCGAGGAGCTGGCCAGCCGTGAACTGCCCGAGCCGCCCACGGGCAACGACCTGGGCTGCGGGCGCGAGCTGTTCGGCTTCATGCGCGTGGCGTTCAGTTCGGCCGAACAGGGCGCGAGCGCCTTCACCTCGGCCCTGGAGAATCTCAAATGA
- a CDS encoding FecR family protein, with protein MTDHRPPRPSPAEPDARARAREEALDWLIRLQCASEDDTRAFEHWLGAEPENAEAYVEAEALWNGASLRQAAGQLQHRRKRSLAGRLRSHWKPLATAAVLLVGLFTFGNLPVRLQADHLTVVGERQRLELDPGAKVLLNTNSAFASDEHEGRKVARLLQGEAYFQVSNTSQPPLEVQAGPLRASVRDTDFAVRYLDGEAQVRVQRGDVDLQAASDQRIRLSAGDSISVGPKGFGQRQRPDMSKDLAWIEGRLVFENCPLSQVLAEVRRYYPGWIINRNAHLEQVAVTGNYRLDQPLETLRALAHITSAQLHEYPAVVILN; from the coding sequence GTGACCGACCACCGCCCCCCTCGCCCGTCACCTGCCGAGCCTGATGCCCGCGCCCGTGCCCGCGAGGAGGCGCTCGACTGGTTGATCCGCCTGCAATGCGCCAGCGAGGACGACACCCGCGCCTTCGAGCACTGGCTGGGGGCCGAGCCGGAAAACGCCGAGGCCTATGTCGAGGCCGAAGCGCTGTGGAACGGCGCCTCGCTGCGCCAGGCCGCCGGCCAGTTGCAGCATAGGCGCAAGCGCTCGCTCGCCGGGCGCCTGCGCAGCCACTGGAAACCGCTGGCCACCGCCGCCGTGCTGCTGGTCGGGCTGTTCACCTTCGGCAACCTGCCGGTGCGCCTGCAGGCCGACCACCTGACCGTGGTCGGCGAACGCCAGCGCCTGGAGCTGGACCCGGGCGCCAAGGTGCTGCTCAACACCAACTCGGCCTTCGCCAGCGACGAGCACGAGGGCCGCAAGGTCGCCCGCCTGCTGCAGGGCGAGGCGTACTTCCAGGTATCCAATACCAGCCAGCCGCCCCTGGAAGTCCAGGCCGGCCCGTTGCGCGCCAGCGTGCGCGACACCGACTTCGCCGTGCGCTACCTCGATGGCGAGGCCCAGGTGCGGGTACAGCGCGGTGATGTCGACCTGCAGGCCGCGAGCGACCAGCGCATCCGCCTGAGCGCCGGCGACAGCATCAGCGTCGGCCCCAAGGGCTTCGGCCAGCGCCAGCGTCCCGACATGAGTAAGGACCTGGCCTGGATCGAGGGCCGCCTGGTGTTCGAGAACTGCCCGCTGAGCCAGGTGCTCGCGGAAGTCCGCCGCTACTACCCTGGCTGGATCATCAACCGCAACGCCCACCTGGAGCAGGTCGCGGTCACCGGCAACTACCGCCTCGACCAGCCGCTGGAAACCCTGCGCGCCCTCGCCCATATCACCTCGGCGCA
- the gap gene encoding type I glyceraldehyde-3-phosphate dehydrogenase: protein MTLRIAINGFGRIGRNVLRALYTQGYRQDLQVVAINDLGDSAMNAHLLKYDSVHGIFEASVEADHESLTVNGDRIAVSAIRNPAELPWKTLAIDVVFECTGLFTERAKAAAHLTAGAAKVIVSAPAKGADATVVYGVNHDVLRASHQIISNASCTTNCLAPIAQVLHREFGIEQGLMTTIHAYTNDQVLTDVYHGDPYRARSATQSMIPSKTGAAEAVGLVLPELAGKLTGMAVRVPVINVSLIDLTVNLKREASADEVNQLFLEASRHSRVLGYNALPLVSCDFNHNPLSSIFDANHTRANGRMLKVLAWYDNEWGFSNRMLDNCLALFNAR from the coding sequence ATGACCCTACGCATCGCCATCAACGGATTCGGCCGCATCGGACGCAACGTCCTGCGCGCACTGTACACGCAGGGCTACCGCCAGGACCTACAGGTCGTCGCCATCAACGACCTGGGCGACAGCGCGATGAACGCCCACCTGCTCAAGTACGACAGCGTCCACGGCATTTTCGAAGCCAGCGTCGAGGCCGACCATGAAAGCCTCACCGTCAATGGCGACCGCATCGCCGTCAGCGCCATCCGCAACCCCGCCGAATTACCCTGGAAGACCCTGGCCATCGATGTGGTGTTCGAGTGCACCGGGCTGTTTACCGAACGCGCCAAGGCCGCCGCGCACCTGACGGCCGGCGCCGCCAAGGTCATCGTCAGCGCGCCGGCCAAGGGCGCCGACGCCACCGTGGTGTACGGGGTCAACCACGACGTGCTGCGCGCCTCGCACCAGATCATCTCCAACGCCTCGTGCACCACCAACTGCCTGGCGCCGATCGCCCAGGTGCTGCACCGCGAGTTCGGCATCGAGCAAGGCCTGATGACCACCATCCACGCCTACACCAACGACCAGGTGCTTACCGACGTCTACCACGGCGACCCGTACCGCGCCCGCTCGGCCACCCAGTCGATGATCCCGAGCAAGACCGGCGCCGCCGAAGCCGTGGGCCTGGTGCTGCCGGAGCTGGCCGGCAAGCTCACCGGCATGGCCGTGCGGGTGCCAGTGATCAACGTGTCGCTGATCGACCTCACGGTCAACCTCAAGCGCGAGGCCAGCGCCGACGAAGTCAACCAGCTGTTCCTCGAAGCCAGCCGCCACTCGCGGGTGCTGGGCTACAACGCCCTGCCGCTGGTGTCGTGCGACTTCAACCACAACCCGCTGTCGTCGATCTTCGACGCCAACCACACCCGCGCCAACGGGCGCATGCTCAAGGTGCTGGCCTGGTACGACAACGAATGGGGCTTCTCCAACCGCATGCTGGACAACTGCCTGGCGTTGTTCAACGCCAGGTGA
- a CDS encoding glucokinase — protein sequence MKALLVGDIGGTNARFALWRDNELQAVQVLATADYTSPEQAIEAYLADQGIARGGLAAVCLAVAGPVDGDEFRFTNNHWRLSRSAFCQTLQVERLLLINDFSAMALGMTRLRDGEFREVCAGHADPSRPALVIGPGTGLGVGSLLRLGEHWLALPGEGGHVDLPVGNAREAAIHQEIHRQIGHVSAETVLSGGGLVRLYQAICVLDGATPTHKTPAQITDAALASEPRALAVIEQFCRFLGRVAGNNVLTLGARGGVYIVGGVIPRFAELFLGSGFAASFADKGCMSGYFAGVPVWLVTAEFSGLLGAGVALQQALDH from the coding sequence ATGAAGGCCTTGCTGGTCGGCGACATCGGCGGCACCAACGCACGTTTCGCCTTGTGGCGCGACAATGAGCTGCAGGCGGTCCAGGTGCTGGCCACCGCCGACTACACCAGCCCCGAGCAGGCCATCGAGGCCTACCTCGCCGACCAGGGCATTGCCCGTGGCGGCCTGGCGGCGGTGTGCCTGGCAGTGGCCGGCCCCGTGGACGGCGACGAATTCCGCTTCACCAACAACCACTGGCGCCTGAGCCGCAGCGCGTTCTGCCAGACGCTGCAGGTCGAGCGCCTGTTGCTGATCAACGATTTTTCCGCCATGGCCCTGGGCATGACGCGCCTGCGCGACGGTGAGTTCCGCGAGGTCTGCGCAGGCCACGCCGATCCGTCGCGCCCGGCGCTGGTGATCGGCCCCGGCACCGGCCTGGGCGTGGGCAGCCTGCTGCGCCTGGGCGAGCACTGGCTGGCGCTGCCGGGGGAGGGCGGGCATGTCGACCTGCCGGTGGGCAACGCCCGCGAGGCGGCGATCCACCAGGAGATTCACCGGCAGATCGGACATGTCAGCGCCGAGACGGTGCTCAGTGGCGGTGGGTTGGTGCGCTTGTACCAGGCGATCTGTGTGCTCGACGGCGCCACGCCGACGCACAAGACTCCGGCGCAGATTACCGACGCGGCCCTGGCCAGCGAGCCCCGGGCACTGGCGGTGATCGAGCAGTTCTGCCGCTTCCTCGGGCGGGTGGCGGGCAACAATGTGCTCACCCTGGGCGCCCGGGGTGGGGTCTACATTGTCGGTGGGGTGATTCCGCGTTTCGCCGAGTTGTTCCTGGGCAGCGGATTCGCCGCGAGTTTCGCCGACAAGGGCTGCATGAGTGGTTATTTCGCCGGGGTGCCGGTATGGCTGGTGACGGCGGAGTTTTCCGGGTTGTTGGGTGCCGGGGTGGCCTTGCAGCAAGCGTTGGATCATTGA